In the bacterium genome, one interval contains:
- a CDS encoding cytidylate kinase family protein: protein MGLLTVSRELGSGGDVIAKKVANALGWKLLDNDGFANAAQSYGYVRSELERVDERRPGLVDRFFRDRQLVYLDIMRAIVYESALNDNCVILGRGAYILLREIPGVFRVRIVASPESRRKRLVANEGVSPSLAEEFLLHNDRERMSYTRYFFDARWGDPKDFDIVLNTGYIDEDAAVNVLVSAAGRLALASAHPGDSERLQNLTFAQRIKTALMTDDRIDASGISVECSAPGKVLLHGRVNSDEEKRLAEEIVRGASGVHEIQSDLIVMPPIEGWYPV, encoded by the coding sequence ATGGGGCTTCTGACCGTATCGAGGGAACTGGGAAGCGGGGGCGACGTCATCGCCAAAAAAGTGGCGAATGCCCTGGGGTGGAAGCTGCTCGACAACGATGGATTTGCAAACGCTGCCCAATCCTACGGCTATGTCCGCTCTGAGCTGGAAAGGGTGGACGAGCGCCGGCCGGGGCTGGTGGACCGCTTCTTCCGCGACCGCCAGCTGGTCTACCTCGATATCATGCGCGCCATCGTGTACGAATCGGCCCTCAATGACAATTGCGTGATTCTGGGCCGCGGCGCCTATATCCTCCTCAGGGAAATCCCGGGTGTGTTCCGGGTCCGCATCGTGGCCTCCCCGGAGTCCAGACGGAAGCGCCTGGTGGCGAACGAGGGGGTTTCTCCCTCCCTTGCGGAAGAATTCCTCCTCCACAACGACCGGGAGCGCATGTCCTATACGCGGTATTTTTTCGACGCCCGCTGGGGAGATCCGAAAGACTTCGACATTGTTCTCAATACCGGGTACATTGATGAGGATGCAGCGGTGAATGTTCTGGTGTCCGCTGCGGGCCGGCTGGCCCTGGCTTCCGCCCATCCGGGGGATTCCGAAAGGCTGCAGAATCTTACTTTCGCCCAACGCATCAAAACCGCCCTAATGACAGACGATCGAATCGACGCGAGCGGGATCTCGGTGGAATGTTCTGCTCCGGGCAAGGTACTCCTGCATGGACGCGTCAACAGCGACGAGGAAAAGAGGTTGGCCGAGGAAATTGTCCGGGGAGCTTCGGGAGTCCATGAGATACAGAGTGATTTAATCGTTATGCCGCCCATCGAAGGCTGGTATCCGGTATGA